A single region of the Plantactinospora soyae genome encodes:
- a CDS encoding small basic family protein, with translation MIAVLALFAGVLLGVWLDPTVPLALLPYLPIAVVAALDAVFGGVRAKLDGIFDDKQFVISFISNVLVAGIIVYLGDQLGVGGQLSTGVVVVLGVRIFGNVAAIRRHLFRA, from the coding sequence ATGATCGCTGTGCTCGCGTTGTTCGCCGGGGTGCTCCTCGGCGTCTGGTTGGATCCGACGGTGCCCCTGGCGCTGTTGCCGTACCTGCCGATCGCCGTGGTGGCGGCGCTGGATGCGGTGTTCGGCGGGGTGCGGGCCAAGCTTGACGGGATTTTCGACGACAAGCAGTTCGTGATCTCGTTCATCTCGAACGTGCTGGTCGCGGGGATCATCGTCTACCTCGGTGACCAGTTGGGTGTGGGTGGGCAGTTGTCCACCGGTGTGGTGGTCGTGCTCGGTGTCCGGATCTTCGGCAACGTGGCGGCTATTCGCCGGCACCTGTTCCGGGCGTAG
- a CDS encoding DUF881 domain-containing protein translates to MTEPGKRAYAPDFLTELFRNPLDPGYADAAEQRRRAGPVKGWRRSAPRTVSVVTLILLGFLLAVAYRQTMAAEPSRSEARAGLVAQIKQREADNGTLTAESDRLRDEVARQRDAALSGSVAANLRNLEASTGLGRVRGDGVVVRVADAPTKADAVTGAGGTNLGRVLDRDLQDIANALWSGGAEAISINGQRLTATSTIRAAGGAILVDFKPVIGPYEVSAIGPRQLERRFRDSAAARLLDTVAEEHGMSFDFRGADDLTLPAATEPQLRYAKPSPTPTPTSSGSGSSAGSGTSPSSSGGGR, encoded by the coding sequence ATGACCGAGCCCGGTAAGCGGGCGTACGCTCCGGATTTTCTCACCGAGCTGTTCCGCAATCCCCTCGATCCCGGGTACGCCGACGCCGCCGAGCAGCGTCGACGGGCCGGTCCGGTCAAGGGTTGGCGACGGTCGGCGCCTCGTACGGTGAGCGTGGTGACCCTGATTCTGCTGGGTTTCCTGCTGGCCGTGGCCTATCGCCAGACGATGGCGGCCGAGCCGAGCCGGAGCGAGGCCCGGGCGGGCCTGGTGGCGCAGATCAAGCAGCGGGAGGCCGACAACGGGACGTTGACGGCCGAGTCCGACCGGTTGCGCGACGAGGTCGCCCGGCAGCGGGACGCGGCGTTGTCCGGCAGCGTAGCGGCCAACCTGCGGAACCTGGAGGCGTCGACGGGGCTGGGGCGGGTCCGTGGTGACGGGGTCGTGGTCCGGGTCGCCGACGCGCCGACCAAGGCCGACGCGGTGACCGGGGCCGGCGGGACCAATCTCGGCCGGGTGCTGGACCGGGATCTGCAGGACATCGCGAACGCGTTGTGGAGCGGCGGGGCGGAGGCGATCTCGATCAACGGGCAGCGGCTGACGGCGACTTCGACGATCCGGGCGGCCGGCGGCGCCATTCTGGTCGACTTCAAACCGGTCATCGGCCCGTACGAGGTGTCCGCGATCGGTCCTCGACAGTTGGAGCGACGGTTCCGGGACAGCGCCGCGGCGCGGTTACTGGACACCGTCGCCGAGGAGCACGGGATGTCGTTCGATTTCCGGGGTGCGGACGACCTCACTCTGCCGGCGGCGACCGAGCCGCAGTTGCGTTATGCCAAACCCTCGCCCACGCCCACACCGACGTCCTCGGGGTCCGGGTCGTCGGCGGGGTCGGGGACGTCCCCCAGTTCGTCCGGAGGTGGCCGATGA
- a CDS encoding CDP-alcohol phosphatidyltransferase family protein produces the protein MSRRPARASDTQPTGGAAAESAGSTGRILTVPNLISFTRLLGVPLFLYLFLVAHSDVAALVVLAVGGLSDWVDGYVARRLRQVSRLGELLDPVADRLYILATLIALTVRDVVPWQFTVALLARDVVMTANIAVLRRYGYRPPPVHYLGKTATFVLLAAFPTLLLADASAGAATAAGAIGWSLALWGLALYWLAGGLYLIQAGRLIRAARSSRAEVA, from the coding sequence GTGTCGCGTCGGCCGGCGCGGGCGAGTGATACCCAGCCAACCGGTGGCGCTGCCGCCGAGTCCGCCGGCTCGACGGGGCGGATCCTCACCGTCCCCAACCTGATCAGCTTCACCCGACTGCTCGGGGTGCCGCTCTTCCTCTACCTGTTCCTGGTCGCCCACTCCGACGTTGCCGCCCTCGTCGTACTGGCCGTCGGTGGCTTGAGCGACTGGGTCGACGGGTACGTCGCCCGCCGCCTGCGCCAGGTCAGCCGGCTCGGTGAACTGCTGGACCCGGTCGCCGACCGGCTCTACATCCTGGCGACGCTGATCGCGTTGACGGTCCGCGACGTCGTGCCGTGGCAGTTCACCGTCGCGTTGCTGGCCAGGGACGTGGTGATGACGGCCAACATCGCGGTCCTGCGGCGGTACGGCTACCGTCCGCCGCCCGTGCACTATCTCGGCAAGACGGCCACCTTCGTACTGTTGGCGGCCTTTCCGACACTCCTGCTCGCCGACGCGTCCGCGGGTGCGGCCACCGCCGCCGGGGCGATCGGGTGGAGCCTGGCCCTGTGGGGGCTGGCGCTCTACTGGCTGGCGGGTGGGCTGTACCTGATCCAGGCGGGCCGGCTGATCAGGGCGGCCCGATCCTCGCGGGCGGAGGTGGCATGA
- a CDS encoding DUF2267 domain-containing protein, which produces MRYDEFLAKVRERGEYADPAEAERVTHLVLGILAQRLHPDEAEDLAAQLPGPLAATLISAGQGGAGGFGAREFLARVATGAGATVRTAEWDASAVLCTVTEAVSGGELNDVLTQLPSGYAPLFGRAGLSG; this is translated from the coding sequence GTGCGGTACGACGAGTTTCTCGCCAAGGTACGGGAGCGTGGCGAGTACGCCGACCCGGCGGAGGCGGAACGGGTGACCCACCTGGTGCTCGGCATCCTGGCCCAGCGGTTGCACCCGGATGAGGCCGAGGACCTGGCGGCGCAGTTGCCTGGGCCGCTGGCGGCGACCCTGATCTCGGCCGGGCAGGGCGGAGCGGGCGGCTTCGGGGCCCGAGAGTTCCTGGCCCGGGTGGCGACCGGGGCCGGCGCGACGGTCCGCACCGCCGAGTGGGACGCGAGCGCGGTGTTGTGCACCGTGACCGAGGCGGTCTCCGGCGGTGAGCTCAACGACGTGCTGACCCAACTGCCGTCCGGGTACGCCCCGTTGTTCGGTCGGGCCGGCCTGAGCGGCTGA
- a CDS encoding golvesin C-terminal-like domain-containing protein produces MTGNPLSRRDVVRGAVFLGVGAAAGGLSIAGAPPALAAPDESSVLAVPVPTIASCATWGARSPGSLSVISSSPDKIVIHHTAGANSTTYTQAHAYAMARSIQSFHMDGNGWSDSGQHFTISRGGYIMEGRHNSLARLRAGSGMVVGAHCPGQNDKGIGIENEGTYTSATPPAALYDKLVQFCAYICEQYDIGASRIYGHRDYIATACPGNVLYGMLPQLRTDVAEALAGGGTTPPPAFSTIIDNTTSGRFTASANWLTSSYSAERYGADYRYANPEAISDVAYYKANIPAEGTYRVEAWYPGIAGYNTATPYVVLAKSGSQTVVVDQSTGGGAWRSLGNFTLTAGDKNVVGVSRWSGATGYVVADAVRITRV; encoded by the coding sequence GTGACCGGCAACCCCCTGTCCCGCCGCGACGTCGTACGCGGCGCGGTGTTCCTCGGCGTCGGTGCCGCCGCCGGCGGTCTGTCGATCGCCGGCGCCCCACCGGCGCTGGCGGCTCCCGACGAGTCGTCGGTGCTGGCCGTCCCCGTTCCCACCATCGCCAGCTGCGCCACCTGGGGAGCGCGGTCCCCGGGCTCGCTAAGCGTGATCTCCTCGTCGCCGGACAAGATCGTCATCCACCACACCGCTGGTGCGAACAGCACCACCTACACCCAGGCGCACGCGTACGCGATGGCCCGGAGCATCCAGAGCTTCCACATGGACGGCAACGGCTGGTCCGACTCGGGTCAGCACTTCACCATCAGCCGTGGCGGCTACATCATGGAGGGCCGGCACAACAGCCTGGCCCGGCTCCGCGCCGGCAGCGGAATGGTCGTCGGGGCACACTGTCCCGGCCAGAACGACAAGGGCATCGGGATCGAGAACGAGGGCACCTACACCAGTGCCACCCCACCGGCCGCGCTGTACGACAAGCTCGTCCAGTTCTGCGCGTACATCTGCGAGCAGTACGACATCGGCGCCTCCCGGATCTACGGGCACCGGGACTACATCGCCACCGCCTGCCCGGGAAACGTGCTCTACGGCATGCTGCCGCAGCTGCGTACCGACGTCGCGGAGGCGCTCGCGGGCGGCGGGACCACCCCGCCACCCGCCTTCAGCACCATCATCGACAACACCACCAGCGGACGGTTCACCGCCAGCGCCAACTGGCTCACCTCCAGCTACTCCGCCGAGCGCTACGGAGCCGACTACCGGTACGCCAACCCGGAGGCGATCAGCGACGTCGCCTACTACAAGGCGAACATCCCGGCGGAGGGGACGTACCGGGTCGAGGCGTGGTACCCGGGCATCGCCGGCTACAACACCGCCACCCCGTACGTCGTGCTGGCCAAGAGCGGCAGCCAGACCGTGGTCGTCGACCAGAGCACCGGCGGCGGTGCCTGGCGCTCGCTGGGCAACTTCACCCTGACCGCCGGCGACAAGAACGTGGTCGGGGTGAGCCGGTGGAGCGGCGCCACCGGGTACGTCGTCGCCGACGCGGTCCGGATCACCCGGGTCTGA